A genomic stretch from Streptomyces venezuelae ATCC 10712 includes:
- a CDS encoding peptidyl-tRNA hydrolase: protein MSSNDTDLRDEKPQFVLPLVVRIERDAPPPRTDALETAARAVLAILTDDRSLGEGEWAQVMTDWQDARIRKVVRRARGAEWRRAEALPGLTVAGAEAEVRVFPPVPLDGWPKDLARLQVSGTDLDDPAAPGAVPEGTPVLWMSPELDMSAGKAMAQAGHGAQLLWWALADADRKAWREAGFPLAVRTAPAEAWAALTTSGLPVVRDAGFTEIAPGSCTVVSEHPALSR, encoded by the coding sequence GTGAGCAGCAACGACACCGATCTCCGCGACGAGAAGCCCCAGTTCGTCCTCCCCCTGGTCGTCCGCATCGAGCGGGACGCGCCACCGCCGCGTACCGACGCCCTGGAGACCGCCGCGCGCGCCGTCCTGGCGATCCTCACCGACGACCGCTCCCTCGGCGAGGGCGAGTGGGCGCAGGTGATGACCGACTGGCAGGACGCCAGGATCCGCAAGGTGGTGCGCCGGGCGCGCGGCGCGGAGTGGCGGCGCGCGGAGGCGCTCCCGGGGCTCACGGTCGCCGGCGCGGAGGCGGAGGTACGGGTCTTCCCGCCGGTCCCGCTCGACGGCTGGCCCAAGGACCTGGCCCGCCTCCAGGTCTCGGGCACCGACCTCGACGACCCGGCCGCCCCCGGGGCCGTACCGGAGGGGACGCCGGTGCTGTGGATGAGCCCGGAGCTCGACATGTCCGCCGGGAAGGCGATGGCGCAGGCCGGTCACGGCGCCCAGCTGCTGTGGTGGGCGCTGGCGGACGCCGACCGCAAGGCGTGGCGGGAGGCCGGCTTCCCCCTCGCGGTCCGCACCGCGCCGGCGGAGGCGTGGGCCGCGCTGACGACGAGCGGACTTCCGGTGGTGCGGGACGCGGGCTTCACGGAGATCGCACCCGGCTCGTGCACGGTGGTGTCGGAGCACCCGGCTCTGTCCCGCTGA
- a CDS encoding AIM24 family protein: MKSDLFSSEHLAEAADFPGMVLQNAKSVKYTVNGEMHARQGSMIAFRGDLQFERKGQGIGGMLKRAVTGEGLALMAVRGQGEAWFAHEAQNCFIVEIEQGDAFSVNGRNVLCFDATLHYEIRTVKGAGMTGGGLFNSVFSGYGKVALICEGNPIVIPVTPQAPVYVDTDAVVGWSEQLHTSLHRSQSLGSMLRGGSGEAVQLKMEGQGFVVVRPSELTPQKTSSS; this comes from the coding sequence ATGAAGAGTGATCTTTTCAGTAGCGAGCACCTTGCCGAGGCGGCCGACTTCCCGGGCATGGTCCTGCAGAACGCCAAGTCGGTGAAGTACACGGTCAACGGCGAGATGCACGCCCGCCAGGGTTCGATGATCGCCTTCCGCGGCGACCTGCAGTTCGAGCGGAAGGGCCAGGGCATCGGCGGCATGCTCAAGCGGGCCGTCACCGGTGAGGGCCTGGCGCTGATGGCCGTGCGCGGCCAGGGCGAGGCGTGGTTCGCGCACGAGGCGCAGAACTGTTTCATCGTCGAGATCGAGCAGGGCGACGCGTTCTCGGTGAACGGGCGCAACGTGCTCTGCTTCGACGCCACCCTGCACTACGAGATCAGGACGGTGAAGGGCGCCGGCATGACCGGCGGCGGCCTCTTCAACTCCGTCTTCTCCGGCTACGGGAAGGTGGCGCTGATCTGCGAGGGCAACCCGATCGTCATCCCCGTCACCCCGCAGGCCCCGGTCTACGTCGACACCGACGCCGTCGTCGGCTGGAGCGAGCAGCTGCACACCTCGCTGCACCGCTCGCAGTCCCTGGGGTCGATGCTCCGCGGCGGTTCGGGCGAGGCGGTGCAGCTGAAGATGGAGGGCCAGGGCTTCGTGGTCGTCCGTCCCAGCGAGCTGACCCCGCAGAAGACCTCGTCCAGTTGA